Genomic DNA from Actinomycetota bacterium:
GATCGCCACGTAGCAGCGCATCCCGAGGTGGTAGAAGAGCAAGTCGAGATGGTAGTCCTCGCCGTCGACGGCGATGCGCTTTTGCCTGCCGACGAACGCGAAGCCGGCGCCCAGTTCGAGCAGGAAGCGCTGCATGTCGTCGAGGATCGCCTGCTCGAGGTCGGACTCGCTGTGCTCGGAAGGCAGGCCGAGGAAGTCGAGCACGTGCGGGTCGCGGAAGGTGAGGGCCGGGGGAGTGGCGCCGGACTCGCGGAGCGCGGCGAGCTCACGCTCGAGGTCGGTGATGCCACCGCCGCTTGCCGCGAGCGTGCGCTCGTACAGCTTGCCGTCCACTTGCGCGCGCAGCGTGCGCACACTCCAGCGCTCG
This window encodes:
- a CDS encoding DUF1016 domain-containing protein, with the translated sequence ERWSVRTLRAQVDGKLYERTLAASGGGITDLERELAALRESGATPPALTFRDPHVLDFLGLPSEHSESDLEQAILDDMQRFLLELGAGFAFVGRQKRIAVDGEDYHLDLLFYHLGMRCYVAIELKTRKLKPGDKGQMELYCAWLDRYERSELDAPTLGLILCAVKGAEQVSLLGMDDGGIRAARYLTEPLRERMRARLAETARGLTESG